The segment CGATCCCGGCGAGTTCCTGGATACCTTCTACAATATCGGTTCGTTCACACTGGGCGGCTCTGCTGCGTACTATCTGTATACGGCGCTCTCTCCCCTGGCGGACAAGCTTCCGCTCGGATACTGGCTGCTGTTCCTGCTCGTGGTCTGCGTCACCACCCTGCTGTCCTCCACCTTCCTGGTGCTGACCTTTGCCTTGTCGGGAGATATCAAGACACGCCGGGAAGCGCGAAATCTGCTATTCCGAAGCCGGAATCTGCTGGACTTCAGCAAGGTGGCTCTTAGTAACGCTCTGCTGCTGCGGCTGCTGCAAATGGAGAAATGGGAGATGCTGATCGCCCTGTTCCTGCTCAACTATGTAGTCAGCATCTCGTTCTATTCCAAATCGCAGAGTGCCCAGCACAAGTATGAACGCGACAAATTCGAGCAGATGGCTTACCGCGACTTCCTGACCGGCACCTACAACCGGGCGCATATGGACAAGATGATGAAGGAGCTGAACCAGAGCGGGGAGTATATCGGGATTGTAGTGGCGGACATCGACCGGTTCAAAAAAATCAATGACAGCTACAACCACGCCGTTGGTGACCGGGTCATTGTTCATTTTGCCAAGACGCTGCAGATGCACCTGCAGGAGCAGGATGTTCTGTTCCGCAGCGGCGGCGAAGAGTTCACCCTCTTCCTAAGGGACAAGACCTTCGAGGAGTGCAGGACGCAGATTCAGGAGATTCTGGACAGCCTTCACGGTCACACTGTAAGTGCAGAATTCGAGGAGCAGATCATCCGCGTGCCCTATTCGGCATCCTTCGGACTCTTTTACTACAAGGCAGACCCGGACCAGAAGACCTCTATGGAAAAAGGGTACGTCTACGCCGACCAGCTCCTGCTGGAGTCCAAGAAGCTTGGCCGCAACCGTCTCTCTTACCGGAATGATGTGCAGCCTTGAGACACGTTTCCGCGCAGGGGGACGGCCTGTGCGCAGGCGCGGCAGCACATTGCTCCGAATGTATGCTGTTTTTGGCATACATTTGCCCCGCTCACCCTCGCAGTTGCACATTGTATGTTGTTTTTGGCATACATTCGGACCGTTCGCCTGCGTGACAGCACATTGTATGCTGTTTTTGGCATACATCCGGCCCGGGCGCCTGAACGGCAGCATAATGTATGCTGTTTTTGGCATA is part of the Paenibacillus sp. FSL M7-0420 genome and harbors:
- a CDS encoding GGDEF domain-containing protein; protein product: MSKARVFDLFLFVASLAIAFIPAHAVVLDATYIKALLLYTIFSSIYFQLRIVTRSGNSTIDYAISYTSSFGIFAGPLGTLLFETVYRFIVYFYKKKTKTADPGEFLDTFYNIGSFTLGGSAAYYLYTALSPLADKLPLGYWLLFLLVVCVTTLLSSTFLVLTFALSGDIKTRREARNLLFRSRNLLDFSKVALSNALLLRLLQMEKWEMLIALFLLNYVVSISFYSKSQSAQHKYERDKFEQMAYRDFLTGTYNRAHMDKMMKELNQSGEYIGIVVADIDRFKKINDSYNHAVGDRVIVHFAKTLQMHLQEQDVLFRSGGEEFTLFLRDKTFEECRTQIQEILDSLHGHTVSAEFEEQIIRVPYSASFGLFYYKADPDQKTSMEKGYVYADQLLLESKKLGRNRLSYRNDVQP